Proteins from one Gimesia maris genomic window:
- a CDS encoding phytanoyl-CoA dioxygenase family protein yields MSTALFTAEQFAAFQQDGFLIVDSLFTQEEVTLLGQIGRADLAMQQATFSRADGEGGAVKLNVENEVGEDIYGAIASCHRVVDRMEALLGDEVYHYHHKMIQKEAKVGGAWAWHQDYGYWYNNGCLSPDMGSCMIAVDRATVENGCLQVLKGSHLLGRIDHMKVGDQTGADPERVQAALERMELFYCTLEPGSAIFFHSNLLHRSDQNKSEHPRWGFICCYNTRHNNPYKESRHPRYTPLQKRDDADVLSVGRTQWEQMQAHPSL; encoded by the coding sequence ATGAGCACGGCCTTGTTTACTGCGGAGCAGTTCGCTGCGTTTCAGCAGGACGGTTTTCTAATTGTGGATTCGCTGTTCACTCAGGAAGAGGTGACGCTGTTAGGTCAGATTGGTCGCGCCGACCTGGCCATGCAACAGGCGACCTTCAGTCGCGCCGATGGAGAAGGGGGCGCGGTCAAGCTGAATGTCGAGAACGAAGTCGGCGAAGATATTTATGGCGCGATTGCCTCCTGCCACCGTGTCGTAGACCGTATGGAAGCGTTGCTGGGAGACGAAGTCTATCACTATCATCACAAGATGATTCAGAAGGAAGCGAAAGTCGGCGGCGCCTGGGCCTGGCATCAGGATTACGGCTACTGGTACAACAATGGCTGCCTGTCTCCTGATATGGGCAGTTGCATGATCGCCGTTGATCGTGCGACGGTCGAGAACGGCTGTCTGCAGGTACTCAAAGGGAGTCATCTGCTGGGCCGCATTGATCATATGAAAGTCGGCGATCAGACCGGCGCCGATCCGGAGCGGGTTCAGGCAGCACTTGAGCGGATGGAATTGTTCTACTGTACCCTGGAACCGGGGTCTGCCATCTTTTTTCATTCCAATCTACTGCATCGTTCTGATCAGAATAAGAGCGAGCATCCGCGGTGGGGTTTCATCTGCTGTTACAATACGCGCCATAACAACCCCTATAAAGAATCGCGTCATCCCCGTTATACCCCTCTGCAAAAACGTGATGATGCTGATGTGCTGAGCGTGGGTCGTACTCAATGGGAACAGATGCAGGCTCATCCCTCGCTCTGA
- a CDS encoding FMN-dependent NADH-azoreductase, whose product MPHLLHIDSSPRSDRSHTRGLTADFVQSWQVNHPNSTVTYRDIGRSPLPHVTEEWIAAAFTPPNERSQAMQDALRLSNELIDELLMADVIVAGIPFYNFGMPSGFKAYIDQIVRIGRTFLFNPDNEESPYTPLIHGKRMIAVISRGDSGYGSGGRNEKNNHLDPHLRTVFRFIGVTDLEIIAAENDEHGGAALVNSLESARRNILRLAAEDQPQKGDLAPLTRTRRSTKSQLIPDGRQG is encoded by the coding sequence ATGCCTCACCTGCTCCACATTGATTCAAGCCCCCGCAGCGACCGTTCTCACACACGTGGTCTCACAGCCGACTTTGTGCAAAGCTGGCAAGTCAACCACCCAAACAGCACCGTGACGTATCGTGACATTGGACGAAGCCCATTGCCACACGTAACGGAAGAGTGGATCGCAGCGGCATTTACGCCACCGAACGAACGCAGCCAGGCAATGCAGGATGCCTTGCGTTTGAGCAACGAACTGATAGACGAGCTATTAATGGCTGATGTGATTGTCGCCGGGATTCCTTTTTACAATTTCGGAATGCCAAGCGGCTTCAAAGCTTACATAGACCAGATTGTGCGTATAGGTCGAACGTTCTTATTTAATCCCGATAACGAAGAATCACCTTATACACCGCTCATTCATGGTAAACGGATGATTGCGGTTATCTCCCGTGGTGATAGTGGTTACGGTTCCGGTGGTCGAAACGAGAAAAATAACCATCTTGATCCCCACTTACGGACGGTGTTTCGCTTCATCGGCGTGACCGATTTAGAGATTATCGCCGCCGAAAATGACGAGCATGGTGGTGCGGCTTTAGTCAACTCCTTAGAGTCTGCTCGCAGAAATATTCTAAGGCTTGCCGCCGAAGACCAACCGCAAAAGGGCGACCTTGCCCCCTTAACCAGGACTCGACGATCTACAAAGTCGCAGCTCATCCCTGATGGCCGTCAGGGATGA
- the dapB gene encoding 4-hydroxy-tetrahydrodipicolinate reductase codes for MGDQILIGVNGAAGRMGQRVAVLVYQDPDLKLGAALESENSPALGKDAGEVAGIGPIGVEIQSELTDRVDVIIDFSLPAGLIKIAGICAERQIGLVAATTGLTPEQRNEVLTASQTTPLILAPNMSLAVNLMMKLVREASHSLKNSPGGVDVEIIERHHRFKEDAPSGTALHFGEIVADEMGQTEHVHGRAGRPGPRPVCEIGYHALRTGDNVGEHTIVFGMMGETIDLTVRGHTRDSYVYGALAGAKYLVAQKPGLYTMADVLGLN; via the coding sequence ATGGGCGATCAAATTCTTATCGGAGTCAATGGAGCCGCTGGTCGGATGGGACAGCGTGTGGCAGTTCTGGTCTATCAGGATCCGGATTTGAAACTGGGAGCTGCTTTAGAGTCAGAGAATTCGCCGGCTCTGGGGAAAGATGCTGGCGAAGTGGCAGGCATCGGCCCCATCGGGGTCGAGATCCAGTCAGAGTTGACGGATCGTGTCGATGTGATCATCGACTTCTCCCTGCCCGCTGGTCTGATCAAAATTGCCGGCATCTGTGCCGAACGGCAGATTGGTCTGGTCGCTGCAACAACAGGTCTGACTCCCGAACAGCGGAATGAAGTGCTGACAGCTTCACAGACTACCCCTCTGATTCTCGCACCCAATATGAGCCTGGCAGTGAACCTGATGATGAAACTGGTCCGCGAAGCTTCTCATTCGCTGAAAAATTCGCCGGGGGGCGTCGATGTGGAAATCATCGAACGTCATCACCGGTTTAAGGAAGATGCGCCCAGTGGAACCGCTTTACATTTCGGCGAAATCGTCGCCGATGAAATGGGCCAGACAGAACACGTTCACGGTCGGGCAGGACGTCCGGGGCCACGACCTGTTTGCGAGATTGGTTATCATGCCTTGCGCACCGGCGATAATGTCGGCGAGCATACGATCGTGTTCGGCATGATGGGGGAAACGATTGACCTGACCGTGCGCGGGCATACCCGTGACAGCTATGTTTATGGTGCACTCGCGGGAGCGAAATACCTGGTCGCTCAGAAGCCCGGTCTGTACACAATGGCGGATGTGCTCGGTCTGAATTAG
- a CDS encoding phosphoglycerate kinase — MAKKTIENVDVAGKTVLMRVDFNVPLNDELQITDDRRVRMALPSIKSVIDRGGRLILMSHLGRPTGEASDSKYSLKPTATCLGELLGQEVAFATDTVGEDAKAKVAGLQDGQVLILENLRFNAGEKKGDAAFAGELASFADIYCNDAFGTCHRTDASMVAVPEAMSGKPKVVGFLVAKEIQYLTDVIANPERPFVAILGGAKVSDKIKVIDNLLGICDKVLIGGAMAYTFSLAQGGKVGDSLVEKDKVDLAKELIAKGGDKLMLPVDTHCGDDFNSNCNKQVVKAGEISDGFEGLDIGPETAKIYAETVKSAKTVVWNGPMGVFEMTPFDAGTKAVAQAIADSDSTSIIGGGDSAAAIQQLGFADQVSHVSTGGGASLAMLEGQEFAAVNLLDEA; from the coding sequence ATGGCAAAGAAGACAATCGAAAACGTAGACGTTGCAGGTAAAACCGTTTTAATGCGGGTGGATTTCAATGTTCCATTGAATGACGAGCTTCAGATTACCGATGACCGCCGGGTGCGTATGGCATTGCCTTCCATTAAATCTGTCATAGATCGTGGCGGCCGATTGATTCTGATGAGCCACCTCGGACGTCCAACGGGAGAAGCCAGCGACTCCAAATACAGTCTGAAACCCACAGCGACCTGTCTGGGTGAACTGCTGGGGCAGGAAGTGGCCTTCGCGACCGATACCGTCGGTGAAGATGCCAAAGCGAAAGTCGCTGGCCTGCAGGATGGCCAGGTTTTGATTCTGGAAAACCTGCGGTTCAATGCCGGCGAGAAAAAAGGAGACGCTGCGTTTGCAGGCGAACTGGCTTCCTTCGCGGACATTTACTGTAACGATGCCTTTGGAACCTGCCACCGCACAGACGCTTCGATGGTGGCTGTACCCGAAGCAATGTCCGGCAAACCTAAGGTCGTCGGCTTCCTGGTCGCCAAGGAAATTCAATATCTGACAGATGTGATTGCCAACCCCGAACGACCCTTCGTTGCAATTCTGGGAGGGGCAAAGGTCTCTGATAAAATTAAAGTCATCGATAACCTGCTGGGAATCTGCGATAAAGTGCTGATTGGCGGCGCGATGGCTTACACGTTCTCGCTGGCTCAAGGCGGAAAAGTCGGGGACAGCCTGGTTGAGAAAGACAAAGTCGATCTTGCGAAAGAGTTAATTGCCAAGGGGGGCGATAAACTGATGCTGCCCGTCGACACGCACTGTGGCGATGACTTCAACAGCAATTGTAACAAACAGGTTGTCAAAGCGGGAGAAATTTCCGATGGATTTGAAGGCCTGGATATCGGACCTGAGACCGCAAAAATCTATGCGGAAACCGTGAAATCAGCGAAAACGGTTGTCTGGAACGGCCCCATGGGTGTGTTTGAAATGACCCCGTTTGACGCAGGAACCAAGGCGGTTGCCCAGGCGATCGCGGACAGCGATTCGACCAGTATCATCGGCGGGGGAGACAGTGCCGCCGCGATTCAACAGCTGGGATTTGCTGACCAGGTTTCACACGTCAGTACCGGCGGCGGTGCCAGCCTGGCGATGCTGGAAGGTCAGGAATTCGCTGCCGTTAATCTGCTGGACGAAGCCTGA
- the queG gene encoding tRNA epoxyqueuosine(34) reductase QueG codes for MGTDAGSSLALNNESTVEKIMGEATGSTADEQSRKSAVIKQMAFDCGFDLAGLAPAITPAGFHHFLEWLNQGYAGEMSYLERRKDAYQHPQHVMSSVRSVLMLTLNYRTEEPPPVTGTEARVSRYAWGTTDYHKVIRKKLKQLSRLIREKYPDCETRGVVDTAPLLERDFAQLAGLGWIGKNTLLLNKSEGSWFFLAGLLLSDELEYDEPHHSSHCGTCTRCLDACPTDAFVAGGVLDARKCISYLTIELRDQPIPQELRPGLEDWAFGCDVCQDVCPWNRKTPLSREIAFQPVETYAPLDACELLSLDEVQFRERFQSTPMSRAGRAGLLRNAAIVLGNRGDVSAVPALKNVLNDREPLIRGAAAWALGKLGDAEVQTFLKEQLAVEPEPHVRQELQQAIADMNIQSK; via the coding sequence ATGGGAACAGATGCAGGCTCATCCCTCGCTCTGAATAATGAATCGACTGTTGAGAAAATTATGGGAGAAGCAACAGGTTCCACCGCCGATGAGCAGAGTCGAAAATCGGCTGTGATCAAACAGATGGCCTTTGATTGTGGTTTCGACCTGGCCGGCCTGGCTCCGGCGATCACTCCTGCCGGCTTTCATCATTTTCTGGAATGGCTGAATCAGGGTTATGCGGGTGAGATGAGTTATCTCGAACGCCGCAAAGACGCTTATCAGCATCCACAGCATGTAATGAGTTCCGTGCGCAGCGTACTGATGTTGACGCTGAATTACCGCACAGAGGAACCCCCGCCGGTCACGGGAACGGAAGCGCGGGTCTCGCGCTATGCCTGGGGAACCACCGATTACCACAAAGTGATTCGAAAAAAACTGAAGCAGCTTTCTCGTTTGATTCGGGAGAAGTATCCGGATTGTGAAACGCGGGGCGTGGTGGATACCGCTCCCCTGCTGGAACGGGATTTCGCACAGTTGGCCGGACTGGGCTGGATCGGGAAAAATACGCTGCTGCTCAATAAGTCGGAGGGGAGTTGGTTTTTTCTGGCAGGGCTGCTGCTGAGTGATGAACTGGAATACGATGAGCCACATCATTCTTCGCATTGTGGCACCTGCACGCGCTGTCTGGATGCCTGTCCGACCGATGCCTTTGTCGCAGGGGGAGTTCTGGATGCGCGGAAGTGCATTTCCTATCTGACCATTGAATTACGGGATCAGCCAATCCCGCAGGAGTTACGCCCCGGTTTAGAGGACTGGGCATTTGGGTGTGATGTCTGTCAGGATGTCTGCCCGTGGAATCGAAAAACGCCTCTGAGTCGTGAAATCGCATTTCAACCCGTGGAAACATATGCTCCCCTGGATGCCTGTGAATTATTGTCGCTGGATGAGGTTCAGTTCCGGGAACGTTTTCAGAGTACGCCCATGTCTCGCGCGGGGAGAGCCGGTTTATTGCGGAATGCGGCGATTGTGCTGGGGAACCGGGGAGATGTGAGTGCCGTGCCTGCGTTGAAAAACGTACTCAATGATCGAGAGCCTTTAATTCGCGGGGCAGCAGCCTGGGCACTGGGAAAACTGGGAGATGCAGAGGTGCAAACCTTTCTGAAAGAACAGTTGGCTGTCGAACCGGAGCCGCATGTCAGGCAGGAACTGCAACAGGCAATTGCAGATATGAATATACAAAGCAAATAA
- a CDS encoding sialidase family protein — protein MQIIDQGIVYPSHIGTDRQSCAFPGVCVSTTGRWLVSFRAAPEKSGLSGQHPLLCWSDDRGANWSEPIRPFEPPQFDKLTPGSFRAAYLTALKDGTLIAALCWVDDRDPSRPFFNEETEGLLDTRICLSRSKDDGLTWSSPTFVSSEFDHLPTPLTGPILQFRDAEDCSLLAIQLELNKPYFDKTPWHHRSILLLSDNDGHTWSNHIVTSDDPALRIFYWDQRPALVGDNELLNLFWTFDRETGEYLNIHARKTETSYDDWSTFWDTDVPGQPAAPVRLSDGQLVMVYVDRTETPTIKLRTSKDGGHHWPVESEIILYSQGASQNLMRPGDMLAAWEEMSNFAVGLPATALLPDNELLVIFYAGQSTNETSIHWQCIRASTSKVM, from the coding sequence ATGCAGATTATCGATCAAGGAATTGTCTATCCGTCTCATATTGGAACTGACCGACAAAGTTGCGCATTCCCCGGCGTGTGCGTTTCCACGACAGGACGCTGGTTAGTGAGTTTTCGGGCAGCGCCTGAAAAAAGTGGCCTGTCGGGCCAACACCCGCTGCTTTGCTGGTCTGATGATAGAGGGGCCAACTGGTCAGAGCCGATAAGGCCTTTTGAACCACCTCAATTTGACAAACTGACTCCAGGCAGTTTTCGCGCAGCGTATCTTACGGCCTTGAAAGATGGCACACTCATCGCAGCACTCTGCTGGGTCGATGATCGTGATCCCTCACGACCATTTTTCAATGAAGAGACGGAGGGGTTACTCGATACTCGAATTTGTCTGAGTCGATCAAAAGATGATGGCCTGACCTGGTCGTCGCCGACCTTTGTCAGTAGTGAGTTCGACCATCTTCCTACGCCGTTGACAGGACCGATTCTTCAATTCCGTGATGCAGAGGACTGCAGCCTGCTGGCGATTCAACTTGAACTCAATAAGCCCTATTTCGACAAGACACCCTGGCATCATCGTTCGATCCTGCTGCTTTCTGACAATGATGGTCACACCTGGTCAAATCACATTGTCACCAGTGATGACCCGGCATTGAGAATATTTTATTGGGATCAACGCCCCGCACTGGTCGGGGACAATGAACTGTTAAATCTATTCTGGACGTTTGATCGAGAGACTGGCGAATATCTCAATATACATGCACGAAAGACTGAAACCAGTTATGACGATTGGTCGACGTTTTGGGATACTGACGTTCCTGGTCAACCGGCAGCACCAGTGCGTTTATCAGATGGTCAGCTTGTGATGGTTTATGTAGATCGCACAGAAACCCCCACTATCAAGCTTCGCACCAGCAAAGATGGCGGACATCATTGGCCAGTAGAGAGTGAAATAATACTCTATTCGCAGGGAGCATCCCAAAATTTGATGCGACCAGGCGACATGCTTGCTGCCTGGGAGGAGATGTCCAATTTCGCTGTTGGTTTGCCTGCGACAGCGTTGTTGCCTGACAATGAACTTCTGGTTATCTTTTATGCCGGTCAATCGACAAATGAAACCAGCATTCACTGGCAGTGCATTCGCGCTTCAACATCAAAAGTGATGTGA
- a CDS encoding transposase yields the protein MGRPKRAAQAGYIYHVLNRANARMTIFETDEDYAAFERILSEAVERFEMRLLSYCVMPNHWHLVVHPSEDGQLSRFTGWLTLTHTQRWHAHRQSTGSGHVYQGRFKSFPIQGDEHFYTVCRYVERNAFTAKLVKRAEDWSWGSLYHWKQGANEPQPLLSSWPQRRKPGWAEYVNQPLTEREVQALERSIQRGAPFGDEEWTEKTVQQLDLASTIKPRGRPRKTENGS from the coding sequence ATGGGACGACCAAAACGCGCCGCACAAGCGGGATATATTTATCATGTGTTGAACCGGGCGAATGCCCGGATGACGATCTTTGAGACGGACGAAGACTACGCCGCGTTTGAGCGGATCCTGTCGGAAGCGGTCGAGCGGTTCGAGATGCGGCTGCTCAGTTATTGCGTGATGCCCAATCATTGGCATCTGGTCGTGCATCCCAGTGAAGACGGCCAGCTCTCCCGCTTCACCGGTTGGCTCACGCTGACCCACACCCAGCGCTGGCACGCCCATCGCCAGAGCACCGGTTCAGGCCACGTTTATCAGGGACGGTTCAAATCATTCCCGATCCAGGGCGACGAGCACTTCTATACTGTGTGCCGTTATGTTGAACGGAATGCCTTCACGGCGAAATTGGTGAAGAGGGCCGAAGACTGGAGTTGGGGCAGCCTGTATCACTGGAAACAGGGAGCGAACGAACCGCAGCCGTTGTTATCTTCCTGGCCACAGAGACGCAAACCGGGCTGGGCCGAGTATGTGAATCAACCGCTGACCGAGCGCGAAGTACAGGCGTTGGAACGCAGTATCCAGCGCGGCGCTCCCTTTGGAGACGAGGAGTGGACCGAGAAAACAGTCCAACAACTTGACCTGGCAAGCACGATAAAGCCCCGCGGCAGGCCACGAAAAACAGAAAACGGTTCCTGA
- a CDS encoding winged helix-turn-helix transcriptional regulator → MSEIDVTEVFEKCLGCRYMVALLRRIEQGIQRPGQLEKAVDGMTAKVLSERLKRLVEYGVVTKTSYPEIPPRVEYTLSTFGQRLLEIIDEVDILHKEARLKK, encoded by the coding sequence ATGAGTGAAATAGATGTAACCGAAGTCTTCGAAAAATGCCTGGGTTGTCGTTACATGGTGGCACTGCTCCGACGAATTGAACAGGGAATTCAACGTCCGGGGCAATTGGAGAAGGCAGTTGACGGGATGACTGCGAAAGTCCTTTCGGAGCGACTAAAGCGACTCGTCGAATATGGCGTCGTTACAAAGACGAGTTACCCCGAAATTCCTCCACGAGTCGAATACACTTTGTCTACTTTTGGTCAACGTCTGCTGGAAATCATCGACGAAGTTGACATTCTTCATAAGGAAGCTCGGTTGAAGAAATGA
- a CDS encoding ExeA family protein, translated as MYQSYWNLKSGPFEEKMDASFFYDSNPHQAGLLKLEYLIENSKGAGLLVGGSGLGKSYLCHVLKSQLAEIYQPFVHLVFPQLSPIELISYLAVELGAEEAGIEPLVPGKDRIVRALHRQLQLLCEQGYKPVIVIDEAHLIVDQRIFETLHQLLNFQQTSDIDFTLLLVGDQLLLSHLQRSSQLDNRIAVRCLLKSFSEEETQSYVEHRLQVAGRSEPVFEPEAFQTLFELTQGNPRKINRLCDLGLLVGYADELPLITSDVLEAVAEELVTSIPD; from the coding sequence ATGTATCAGAGCTACTGGAATCTGAAAAGTGGTCCCTTTGAAGAAAAGATGGACGCTTCTTTTTTTTACGACAGCAATCCGCATCAGGCAGGCTTGTTAAAGCTCGAGTATCTGATTGAAAACAGCAAAGGAGCCGGCCTGCTGGTGGGTGGGTCTGGTCTTGGCAAGTCGTATCTCTGTCACGTGCTGAAAAGTCAGCTGGCTGAAATTTATCAGCCGTTCGTACATCTCGTCTTTCCACAGTTGTCGCCCATTGAACTGATTTCATATCTGGCAGTCGAACTGGGAGCAGAAGAAGCCGGTATTGAGCCGCTGGTTCCCGGCAAAGACCGCATCGTCCGGGCCTTGCATCGACAGCTGCAGTTACTCTGCGAACAGGGATATAAGCCGGTCATCGTGATTGACGAAGCACATCTGATCGTCGATCAGCGGATCTTCGAAACACTGCATCAGCTGCTCAACTTCCAGCAGACTTCCGACATCGATTTCACACTGCTGCTGGTGGGCGACCAGTTACTGCTCAGTCACCTGCAGCGTTCGTCTCAACTGGATAATCGCATCGCCGTGCGTTGCCTGCTGAAATCATTTTCGGAAGAAGAAACACAGAGCTACGTGGAACATCGCCTGCAGGTGGCAGGCCGCAGCGAACCGGTCTTTGAACCAGAGGCATTCCAGACACTGTTTGAGCTGACACAGGGAAATCCACGGAAGATTAATCGACTCTGCGATCTGGGCCTGCTGGTCGGTTATGCGGATGAATTACCCCTGATTACGTCCGACGTGTTGGAAGCCGTCGCTGAAGAACTGGTGACGTCGATCCCGGATTAG
- a CDS encoding carboxypeptidase-like regulatory domain-containing protein, giving the protein MRFRACVLLIISGFLVGCGGAPAATPLPETVPVTGIITLDGKPISAAAVTFIPQGQTKGIECQGTTDEGGRYQLQQQHGAEGAPPGNYKVVISRLLRGDGTPLPEEGAGAGGIAVESLPPRYSDVRVSQLTAVIPQAGGEFNFDLQSKK; this is encoded by the coding sequence ATGCGGTTTCGAGCTTGTGTGCTTTTGATTATTTCAGGCTTCCTGGTCGGTTGCGGTGGGGCTCCTGCAGCGACACCGCTTCCTGAGACGGTACCAGTCACTGGTATTATCACATTAGATGGGAAGCCGATCTCTGCTGCGGCAGTCACGTTTATCCCGCAGGGGCAGACCAAGGGTATCGAATGTCAGGGTACAACTGATGAAGGGGGGCGTTATCAACTCCAGCAACAGCATGGCGCGGAAGGCGCGCCTCCCGGAAATTACAAGGTTGTCATCAGCCGTCTGTTGCGTGGTGATGGAACACCGTTGCCTGAGGAGGGGGCAGGTGCGGGAGGAATTGCAGTTGAGTCACTGCCGCCCCGGTATAGTGACGTCCGTGTTTCGCAACTGACAGCCGTCATTCCTCAAGCTGGTGGTGAGTTCAATTTTGATTTACAGAGTAAGAAATAA
- a CDS encoding DUF1559 domain-containing protein yields the protein MKQEQWQKRGFTLIELLVVIAIIAILIALLLPAVQQAREAARRSTCKNNLKQLGLALYNYHDTHRVFPPGNIGRCSTPDLNSSGLVQLLPNLDQAPLYNQFNFNGTMYTWEISGCNSGLIGTHADDPSTNGNLAPVQEVLPAFLCPSDPNPTRIPPGQTCYAPTSSDTTHGGAGRTNYDFVSNLRNWNSCAPWNSINLTTRAMFGDDSKCSVRDIIDGSSNTVAMAETTRSVRNGNSTAWGYRGHTMVGVSFEHTGINVFAVDGAGTGRLDSWGYAGSLHRGGVHILMGDGAVRFLSENIDTTTRINLSRIADGQVLGEF from the coding sequence ATGAAACAGGAGCAATGGCAGAAACGTGGATTTACACTGATTGAGTTGCTGGTCGTGATTGCAATTATCGCGATTTTAATCGCTCTGCTGCTCCCGGCTGTTCAACAGGCGCGCGAAGCGGCGCGGCGTTCCACCTGTAAAAATAATCTGAAGCAACTTGGATTGGCACTTTATAACTATCATGATACTCACCGAGTTTTTCCTCCGGGGAATATTGGTCGCTGCAGTACGCCCGACTTGAACAGTTCGGGGCTTGTGCAGTTGTTGCCGAACCTTGATCAGGCACCACTGTATAATCAGTTCAACTTTAACGGCACGATGTATACCTGGGAAATATCAGGCTGTAACAGTGGATTGATCGGAACGCACGCTGATGATCCTTCAACCAATGGGAATCTCGCGCCTGTGCAGGAAGTACTGCCGGCTTTCCTTTGTCCCAGTGATCCGAACCCTACTCGTATTCCTCCTGGACAAACATGTTATGCTCCCACTTCTTCTGATACGACGCATGGTGGAGCCGGGAGAACCAATTATGACTTCGTTTCCAATTTAAGAAACTGGAATTCGTGTGCCCCCTGGAATTCGATCAATTTGACGACGCGTGCCATGTTTGGTGATGACAGCAAATGCAGTGTGCGAGACATCATTGATGGCAGCAGTAATACCGTGGCGATGGCAGAAACGACACGATCGGTCCGGAATGGGAATTCGACAGCCTGGGGTTATCGCGGCCATACGATGGTAGGCGTGAGCTTTGAGCATACCGGTATCAATGTATTCGCCGTGGATGGTGCCGGTACCGGCAGGCTGGACAGCTGGGGATATGCAGGAAGTCTGCATCGCGGTGGAGTTCATATTCTCATGGGAGATGGTGCCGTTCGTTTCCTCAGCGAAAATATTGATACCACCACGCGGATTAATCTGTCCCGCATTGCCGATGGTCAGGTTCTGGGTGAGTTTTAG